In a single window of the Biomphalaria glabrata chromosome 5, xgBioGlab47.1, whole genome shotgun sequence genome:
- the LOC106064978 gene encoding uncharacterized protein LOC106064978 isoform X2 produces MHYNLKNFENFTLGRTMIIGVILGLCDHLWYEGLDHYLRGNSLDIILKKVLLDQIIAGPFFCSAFIVGMCVLEGLSGSLVYKEWKETFPIIYKADWMFWPAAQMVNFYLVPPKYRVFYVNALTFVWNSFLSYKKHNNVLNGANTSVNSILGFRTEIKNGFIFNTSKKPKCSPHASYFSERQRIFKNRSPQSVTRKVSKDSPTKASVKFATPKTMKKKKVSIRKKLGSNAKKQTLGPTLVQNNSNSDLRYSALEDQLMELHERINYLTDVTTDSLQSLDRAVVETRNDLNRVGLMMADALVALEETKLGLVNIAKQIISVVHLEGKKESETIATLVHNIIEKFETKLQSIQYSVDSGAPETVGKTQERDTSKQFTYL; encoded by the exons ATGCATTACAACTTGAAGAACTTTGAAAACTTTACACTAGGTCGCACTATGATCATTGGTGTTATACTTGGATTGTGTGACCACCTCTGGTACGAAGGTCTAGACCACTATCTGCGAGGAAACTCTTTGGATATCATTCTGAAGAAGGTTTTGCTAGACCAAATCATCGCCGGACCTTTTTTCTGCTCAGCATTTATAGTTG GTATGTGTGTACTCGAAGGACTTTCCGGTTCTCTTGTGTACAAAGAATGGAAAGAAACATTTCCAATTATATACAAA GCTGACTGGATGTTCTGGCCAGCGGCTCAAATGGTCAACTTTTATCTAGTGCCTCCTAAGTATAGAGTGTTCTATGTCAATGCCCTGACCTTTGTGTGGAACTCTTTTTTATCCTATAAGAAACACAACAATGTGCTG AATGGTGCTAATACCTCAGTGAACAGCATATTAGGCTTTcggacagaaataaaaaatgggTTTATCTTCAACACTTCCAAGAAACCAAAGTGTTCACCACATGCTTCGTATTTCTCGGAACGTCAAAGAATCTTTAAAAACAG AAGCCCTCAAAGTGTAACGAGAAAAGTCAGCAAAGATTCACCGACCAAAGCCTCTGTCAAATTTGCTACTCCCAAAActatgaagaagaaaaaagtgtCGATTCGTAAAAAACTTGGAAGCAATGCAAAGAAACAAACTCTAGGGCCAACACTTGTGCAAAACAATAGCAACAGCGATTTGAGATACTCAGCATTAGAAGACCAGCTGATGGAGTTGCACGAGCGGATCAATTACTTGACCGATGTGACCACTGACTCTCTGCAGTCATTGGACAGAGCAGTGGTAGAGACCAGAAACGATCTGAACAGGGTCGGCCTCATGATGGCTGATGCTCTTGTCGCCTTGGAGGAAACCAAGCTGGGTCTGGTCAACATCGCCAAACAGATCATCTCTGTTGTACATCTTGAAGGGAAAAAGGAATCAGAGACTATTGCCACATTAGTTCACAATATAATTGAAAAGTTTGAGACAAAGCTGCAGAGTATTCAATATTCAGTCGACAGTGGCGCACCTGAAACTGTTGGCAAAACCCAGGAGAGGGATACATCGAAACAATTCACTTAtttgtag
- the LOC106064978 gene encoding uncharacterized protein LOC106064978 isoform X1, producing MKDHESTEEHIAATKLLHFVGLAGTWFDWFFDEHLLLANVLSAGLLLGLGDLTVQTIEQTMAGQQSRSRGFDMVRNRRTMIIGVILGLCDHLWYEGLDHYLRGNSLDIILKKVLLDQIIAGPFFCSAFIVGMCVLEGLSGSLVYKEWKETFPIIYKADWMFWPAAQMVNFYLVPPKYRVFYVNALTFVWNSFLSYKKHNNVLNGANTSVNSILGFRTEIKNGFIFNTSKKPKCSPHASYFSERQRIFKNRSPQSVTRKVSKDSPTKASVKFATPKTMKKKKVSIRKKLGSNAKKQTLGPTLVQNNSNSDLRYSALEDQLMELHERINYLTDVTTDSLQSLDRAVVETRNDLNRVGLMMADALVALEETKLGLVNIAKQIISVVHLEGKKESETIATLVHNIIEKFETKLQSIQYSVDSGAPETVGKTQERDTSKQFTYL from the exons ATGAAGGATCACGAAAGTACAGAAGAACACATCGCGGCAACGAAACTCCTGCACTTCGTGGGTTTAGCCGGCACCTGGTTTGACTGGTTCTTTGATGAGCACCTTCTCCTGGCCAACGTTCTCAGCGCTGGGCTTCTGCTGGGGCTGGGCGACCTGACTGTGCAGACTATCGAGCAGACGATGGCTGGTCAACAAAGTCGTAGTCGGGGGTTTGACATGGTTAGAAATC GTCGCACTATGATCATTGGTGTTATACTTGGATTGTGTGACCACCTCTGGTACGAAGGTCTAGACCACTATCTGCGAGGAAACTCTTTGGATATCATTCTGAAGAAGGTTTTGCTAGACCAAATCATCGCCGGACCTTTTTTCTGCTCAGCATTTATAGTTG GTATGTGTGTACTCGAAGGACTTTCCGGTTCTCTTGTGTACAAAGAATGGAAAGAAACATTTCCAATTATATACAAA GCTGACTGGATGTTCTGGCCAGCGGCTCAAATGGTCAACTTTTATCTAGTGCCTCCTAAGTATAGAGTGTTCTATGTCAATGCCCTGACCTTTGTGTGGAACTCTTTTTTATCCTATAAGAAACACAACAATGTGCTG AATGGTGCTAATACCTCAGTGAACAGCATATTAGGCTTTcggacagaaataaaaaatgggTTTATCTTCAACACTTCCAAGAAACCAAAGTGTTCACCACATGCTTCGTATTTCTCGGAACGTCAAAGAATCTTTAAAAACAG AAGCCCTCAAAGTGTAACGAGAAAAGTCAGCAAAGATTCACCGACCAAAGCCTCTGTCAAATTTGCTACTCCCAAAActatgaagaagaaaaaagtgtCGATTCGTAAAAAACTTGGAAGCAATGCAAAGAAACAAACTCTAGGGCCAACACTTGTGCAAAACAATAGCAACAGCGATTTGAGATACTCAGCATTAGAAGACCAGCTGATGGAGTTGCACGAGCGGATCAATTACTTGACCGATGTGACCACTGACTCTCTGCAGTCATTGGACAGAGCAGTGGTAGAGACCAGAAACGATCTGAACAGGGTCGGCCTCATGATGGCTGATGCTCTTGTCGCCTTGGAGGAAACCAAGCTGGGTCTGGTCAACATCGCCAAACAGATCATCTCTGTTGTACATCTTGAAGGGAAAAAGGAATCAGAGACTATTGCCACATTAGTTCACAATATAATTGAAAAGTTTGAGACAAAGCTGCAGAGTATTCAATATTCAGTCGACAGTGGCGCACCTGAAACTGTTGGCAAAACCCAGGAGAGGGATACATCGAAACAATTCACTTAtttgtag
- the LOC106064990 gene encoding uncharacterized protein LOC106064990 isoform X3 — translation MATMTRLLESLSFETVYMDWEPRSLRTPDPPLMYVVIFLLFNYVPEEWHAFLATIFEFLQKVTYSCAPSEMYSYSTSMYTPS, via the exons TGACCAGATTATTGGAAAGTTTGTCATTTGAGACAGTCTACATGGATTGGGAACCCAGAAGCCTACGAACG CCGGATCCGCCTCTGATGTATGTGGTCATCTTCCTTTTGTTTAACTATGTGCCAGAGGAGTGGCATGCATTTTTGGCGACCATCTTCGAATTTTTGCAAAAAGTTACTTACTCTTGTGCACCTTCAGAAATGTACAGTTACTCTACCAG CATGTACACACCCAGTTGA
- the LOC106064990 gene encoding uncharacterized protein LOC106064990 isoform X2: MTFIVLVCFIHLSICQSLINAFIVGNLLGVLRHWWFQQLDYVIYDTNITSILMKTALELRVAAYVSRYVQYAVTRLLESLSFETVYMDWEPRSLRTPDPPLMYVVIFLLFNYVPEEWHAFLATIFEFLQKVTYSCAPSEMYSYSTSMYTPS; the protein is encoded by the exons ATGACATTCATAGTCTTGGTTTGTTTTATACATCTTTCTATTTGTCAATCTCTAA TCAACGCATTCATTGTCGGCAACTTACTGGGTGTTCTACGACACTGGTGGTTTCAACAGTTGGACTACGTCATCTACGACACGAACATCACCAGCATTTTAATGAAAACAGCCTTAGAGCTTAGAGTGGCCGCCTATGTTTCAAGATATGTCCAATATGCTG TGACCAGATTATTGGAAAGTTTGTCATTTGAGACAGTCTACATGGATTGGGAACCCAGAAGCCTACGAACG CCGGATCCGCCTCTGATGTATGTGGTCATCTTCCTTTTGTTTAACTATGTGCCAGAGGAGTGGCATGCATTTTTGGCGACCATCTTCGAATTTTTGCAAAAAGTTACTTACTCTTGTGCACCTTCAGAAATGTACAGTTACTCTACCAG CATGTACACACCCAGTTGA
- the LOC106064990 gene encoding uncharacterized protein LOC106064990 isoform X1 — MQNYEGSKSLAFISDDYWCYINVTVSTVLSVLADILQQYIECTSSYHEREHWHINIHYDIHSLVNAFIVGNLLGVLRHWWFQQLDYVIYDTNITSILMKTALELRVAAYVSRYVQYAVTRLLESLSFETVYMDWEPRSLRTPDPPLMYVVIFLLFNYVPEEWHAFLATIFEFLQKVTYSCAPSEMYSYSTSMYTPS, encoded by the exons ATGCAAAACTATGAAGGATCGAAATCTCTAGCCTTCATTTCAGACGACTATTGGTGCTACATTAATGTCACAGTTTCCACAGTTCTAAGTGTTTTGGCTGACattttacaacaatatattgaGTGTACTAGCAGCTACCATGAGAGAGAACATTGGCATATAAATATTCACTATGACATTCATAGTCTTG TCAACGCATTCATTGTCGGCAACTTACTGGGTGTTCTACGACACTGGTGGTTTCAACAGTTGGACTACGTCATCTACGACACGAACATCACCAGCATTTTAATGAAAACAGCCTTAGAGCTTAGAGTGGCCGCCTATGTTTCAAGATATGTCCAATATGCTG TGACCAGATTATTGGAAAGTTTGTCATTTGAGACAGTCTACATGGATTGGGAACCCAGAAGCCTACGAACG CCGGATCCGCCTCTGATGTATGTGGTCATCTTCCTTTTGTTTAACTATGTGCCAGAGGAGTGGCATGCATTTTTGGCGACCATCTTCGAATTTTTGCAAAAAGTTACTTACTCTTGTGCACCTTCAGAAATGTACAGTTACTCTACCAG CATGTACACACCCAGTTGA